The Methylobacterium durans nucleotide sequence CGTGGCAGCCCATCTTCACGACAGCGTGCCGGAGGAGAGCATCCGAGACCGGACGCTCGAAGGGCGCCTGTTCCTGGCGATCTGCCAGCGCGTCGACCGGCTGATCGTGCTCGGGCGCGCCACCGCCGACCGCGTCGCCCGCCACGGCGTGAGGCCGGAGCGGATCCGCGTCCTTCTCAACGGCAGCCCGGATTTCGCCGGGCAGGTCGTGCTGCCGAAGCGGCGGGCTCCCGGGGCGCCGGTCGAGATCCTGCTCGCAGGCCGGGTCGGCCAGCGCAAGGGTGCCGACATCCTGATCGAATCCCTCGCCCACCTCGCGCGCAGAGGGATCACCGGCTGGCGCTGCACCGTCGCGGGGGACGGCGACGTCGAGACCTACGCGGCGCTCGCGCGCGACAGGGGCCTCGGCGATCGGATCCGCTTCACCGGCTGGCTCGGCTCGGAGGCCGTGCAGGCGCTGATGGTCGAGGCCGACATCGTAGTGCTGCCGTCAATGACGGAGGCGCTGCCCCTCAGCCTGATCGAGGGCGCCTGCGCGGGGACGGCGCTGCTTGCAACCGATGTGAGCAACACGCCCGAGATCGTCCTCGACGGCGTGAACGGGCAACTCCTGCCCCGCGAGCCGGCCGCTTTCGCCGACGCCATCGCCGATCTGATCGCCGACGTGGACGGGTTGGCCGCGATGCAGTTGGCCTCACGCCGCCATTTCCTCGATGGCTTCACCATCGCTGCCTTCGAGGCGGGCCTGTGCCAGATCTACACGGATCTGGCCGCCGATGCCGGCACGCGAACTGCACCGTCGACGCAACTTATGTTAGGCGATCGCGCGTAGCCACGCGCGCTGACCAGAAGCGGGACGGAACGGCATGTGCGGCATCGTGGGCTGGATGGTCGAAGCGTCGCGGGCGCCCGGCGAGGCGGCGCTCGCCGCCCTCGCCGACGACATCCGGCACCGCGGCCCGGACGGCTCCGGGCTCTGGCGGATACTGACGGCCAGCGGGCGCCACGAGATCGCCTTCGGCCACCGCCGCCTTTCGATCATCGATCTCGGCGGCGGCCATCAGCCGATGGTGTCGGGCGACGGCACCGTCACGGTCACCTTCAACGGCGAGATCTACAATTACGTGGAGCTGCGGGACGAGCTGCGTGCCCGCGGACACACGTTCCGGACCGAATCCGACACTGAGGTGCTGATCGAGGCCTACCGCGCCTGGGGTGAGGATTGCGTGCCCCGCTTTCGCGGCATGTTCGCCTTCGCCCTGTTCGACCGGGCGCGCCAGAGCGTGCTGATCGCCCGCGACGCCTTCGGCAAGAAGCCGCTCTTCCTCGCGGAGACGCCCGGGGGATCGCCTTCGGCTCGGAGATCCCGGCGCTTCTGAGCCTCCCCGGCACGGACCGGCGGCTCGACTGGGACGCGCTCGACGCCTACCTCGTCGACCGCTACGTGCCGGGCCCCTCGACCTTCTTCGCCGGCATCCGCAAAGTGCCGCCGGGCTGCCTCGGAATCTGGCGCGAGGGGCAGCTCGAGCTCCGCCGCTACTTCACCCCGCCCTTCGCTGAGACCGCGCCGGACGTCACCGATTTCGGCGAGGCGGTGCGCCTGTTCGAGGCCGGCTTCGACGAGGCGGTGCGCATCCGCATGCGCAGCGACGCGCCCTTCGGCGCCTTCCTGTCGGGCGGCCTCGATTCCTCGGCCGTCGTTGCCGCGATGGCCCGCCACGCCCGCGGCCGCCTGAAGACCTTCTCGGTCGGATTCGCGGAGGCCGCCTATTCCGAGCTCGACCACGCCCGCACGGTCGCGGAACTCTTCGACACGGATCACGCCGAATGCGTGATCACGCCCGAGGATTTCCTGGCGGCCTGGCCCGACGCGCTGGCGCATCG carries:
- a CDS encoding glycosyltransferase family 4 protein, giving the protein MSRRLRVLCVTPTGPAGRGGIDRLYSYLRVGGAPCWNGIDLRFVASRGRIEGALWPLAFPLHVAAIAWLLVRFRPDIVHINFANRGSGWRKYAILRLAKLAGARVAAHLHDSVPEESIRDRTLEGRLFLAICQRVDRLIVLGRATADRVARHGVRPERIRVLLNGSPDFAGQVVLPKRRAPGAPVEILLAGRVGQRKGADILIESLAHLARRGITGWRCTVAGDGDVETYAALARDRGLGDRIRFTGWLGSEAVQALMVEADIVVLPSMTEALPLSLIEGACAGTALLATDVSNTPEIVLDGVNGQLLPREPAAFADAIADLIADVDGLAAMQLASRRHFLDGFTIAAFEAGLCQIYTDLAADAGTRTAPSTQLMLGDRA